Below is a window of Dictyostelium discoideum AX4 chromosome 1 chromosome, whole genome shotgun sequence DNA.
TATTCAAAATGGTGAAATTCAttcattattgaaaaaagtaGTTTTATCAGAAATGACTAcaaccaaaatcaaaagaatggAAATTCAtataattaaagaaactgaaaaaattttaaaaattttagataaaCATGCTGAACGAGGTGAaccatttataattaataattatttaaatatgtttTCAATGAATGTTATACTTCGATTTTTATTAGGTATTGATTATCCATATGAAAATGTTGATGAAACAGTTGGATATGTTAAAAGCATTAAAAGTTTCTTTGCAGTTGCTGGTCTCCCAATTCTATCAGACTTTATTCCTATCCCATTGAAAAAATCTGGTGTTTTCTTTGACTCTTATAAAGAATTAGAAATTGAAactgataaattaattgaaaaatttaaaaaatctagaAATgagaaaattgaaaatggaaCATacaatgaagaagaagatgaatcaattctatcaaaattattaaaagaatatgAACATGGTAATATCACATGGGAATGTGTTTCACATACATGTATTGATATAATTTCCGCTGGTACTGATACTTCTGCAAATACATTGGTTATGGCattgattgaattaataaataatcaagaaATTCAATCTAAAGCTTTTTCAAGTATTAGATCATCAtgtttaaatgattcaaatgatgatgatgatgatgatgaaattgtaaTCACTCATAGTAAATATCGTTCATTATTACCTTACATTTCAATGataattaaagaaacatTTAGAAAACATCCAATTGCTTTACTTGGTTTACCACATGTTACAACTGAAGATGTTGAAATTGATGGATATAAAATTGAAGCTGGTACATATatcattcaaaatattttctcAAGTCATA
It encodes the following:
- the CYP513A3 gene encoding cytochrome P450 family protein; the encoded protein is MTSLTLYLIIFSIILYLFVNRNKRKNLKIPGPNGIPIFGNLLSLSGEMHLTLQEWYKTYGSVFSIRMGNIDTVVLTEYPTIRKAFVDNSLAFASRYQLKSRVVLTGAKDLAIQNGEIHSLLKKVVLSEMTTTKIKRMEIHIIKETEKILKILDKHAERGEPFIINNYLNMFSMNVILRFLLGIDYPYENVDETVGYVKSIKSFFAVAGLPILSDFIPIPLKKSGVFFDSYKELEIETDKLIEKFKKSRNEKIENGTYNEEEDESILSKLLKEYEHGNITWECVSHTCIDIISAGTDTSANTLVMALIELINNQEIQSKAFSSIRSSCLNDSNDDDDDDEIVITHSKYRSLLPYISMIIKETFRKHPIALLGLPHVTTEDVEIDGYKIEAGTYIIQNIFSSHRSDKIFQSPNEFIPERFFESSQNQGLIHFGLGVRDCVGKSLAECEIFTLIATLLNRYQFINPNNSKKLNDIGTFGLAQVCPDTNIILKKRI